The genomic region ATTTTTGCCTGTGCACTTAAATAAAGCCCATTCTTTTTTCATTTTAATGTCCTCCTTTTTTCCTTGTTAACATGATAAAAGCTGTTTGTAAATCTACATGATCAATAGTAATATTTTTAGAAAATTTCAATTGGTCAGTATCTCCCATAACATATGCAGTTTGAATATTACCGATTGATTTCTGATAATAAATATCTAATTGATTGTCGAGTTTTTCGATTTCATCTTTAGGACCACTAATTTCAACCACGCGGTTTAGCAAATCATCTACAGTACTATTACAAATTAAAATTCCATCTTTAACGATTAGCACCTCATCTAATAAATTTTGAATTTCTTCAATTAAGTGAGTTGCTAAAACAAATGTTCGTTGATGTTCAGTAAACGTGTGCATTAACTCTTTATAAAAAATTTGGCGTAAATTTGCATCCAAACCTAAAGTAGGTTCATCTAAGAAAATGAACTTTGCGTTAACACAGAAAGCACATATAATTTTAACTGCAGTTTTTAGCCCTGTTGATAATTTACTTAATTGAATATTTTCATTAATTCCAAATTCCTCTGCTAAACGATGTGCTTCTTCAAAATCAAAATCTCCATATGCGAAATTAGCATTGTTGAAAATTTCTTTTACTTTCATCCATTTTGGAAATATATGATCATCATCATTAATTAAAAACATTTCCTGAAGTAAATTAGTATTGTTATGAACATCATGATGGTCAATTTGAACAGTTCCATTTGATGCTAAAATTCGATCAGTCATTATATTTAATAATGTACTTTTACCAACGCCACTTCTTCCTAATAATCCATATATTTTATTTTCTTTCAATTCAAAATTAATATCATTTAAAATTTTTCTCCCTAAAAAATTCTTTGAAAGATTTTTTACAGAAATTTCTGCCATTTTAATATCTCCTTTCAATTAAATCAATTAACTGTTGTTTAGTTAATCCTAAGTTTTTAGACTCACTAATTAAATTATCTATATATTCACTACAAAATTCTTCTTGTCGTTTAGCAATTATTTTTTCTCGTGCTCCTTTTTTTACAAATAATCCCATTCCTCTGTGTTTTTCTAACAATCCATCATCTACAAGAATATTCATTCCTTTTAAAACAGTAGCTGGATTAATCTTTAATTCTTGCGATAACTGCGTTGTTGATGGCACTTGTTCACCTTCATTAAGTAAGTTTAAAAAGATCATTTCTTTAAGTTGTTTGGCAATTTGACGATAGATTGGTTCTGATTGATTAAATTTAAATTTCATAATTCACCCCTTCTCTACTTCGTTACTTATGTAACTAAGTATATAAGCGCAGTGATTAAATGTCAACAAAAAAATCCCTATGACAATGTCATAGGGATTTTAGTAACATCTATTCTAGTATAAAGTTACTTCTTTAGCGTTCATGTTTTCGTCTGTTAATTGAACACTCTTCATTGTAAAGTCATCGTAACGGTTGTAGTAGTATGTCTTAGTATTTGATGAGTAGCAAGCAGTATAAACTGTAAATTCATCTTGACCTTGTTCGTTAATTACACTACCATCAATCATTGCAACTGATTTAAGAATGTTAAAGAATTTAGCAACATTTGCTTCTTCGCCTTCTACTGTTGGATAGTTAGCATTTAAGTATGCAACCTTAACAAAACGTGAAGCAGGAATACTGTCACCAGGTAAACCTAAACTACCAGTACCTACACCTAATGGTCTAACTTCTTGCTTATTCCATTCTTGAGCTTTTGCATCATGTGGTGTTAAACCAGCATAGTTGTTTAAGTTTGTCATATGCCAAGCATAATCTGGGTTGTTTGTTAATACGCCAACATAGTTATCATAAACTTTTAAGCCGTTTTCTTTTGTTTGTTCTACAACGATTGAAGCATCTTTATCACTGATGATCCAGTGTAATGGAGCAACTGGCATTTGTGGTGAGAATGGTGCATCAACAAGATTTAATTCTTCTAAACCTTTTTTAGCTTCAGCAACTGTATCAAATTCTTCCATTAACCAAACCATAAATTCATATGGTGCCATGTTAGTTTTGCCATCAACTGGTCCTTCTGTAAAGTATGCATAACGTGGGAAGTTTAATCCTGCAATGCAAAGGCCATTTTCGTTGCAAGCATCAAAATACATTGGATAGTCACCAGCCATGATACCCATTCCGATAATTGCTTTTGTTGTTTTACCATTTTCTAAAAAGCGGTATGGTAATTCGTAATTTCTTGGTGTTACAAGAACTTTTTCACCGTATGATGATTCTACATCAAGGTTACGACCAAAATATAAGTTACCTTCTGCGTCATTAAAACGTAAACCTGTACACATAATTGTTTTCTCCTTTAAATAAAATAATTATCTAACGTAGATATTATCAATAATATTTCAAAATTTATTAAACATAATCTTGATTTTTCTTTATATTAAATGCTTTAAAAATAGCCATCAATCAGGGGGATATTTAAGTTATTAACTTGATACCTTTCCGATTGATGACTGAATTAGTTTTTATTCTTATTTGTTAGCTTTTTCTGCTTCGAATTGTTTTTGCATTCCTTTAATCTTAATAACTGAGATTACTAATAGGATGAAACCAATTACTACACAACCTAACATTACATCCCATGCAACTGTAAAGTCAGATAAGCCTTTGATTACACCGAATAATGGAGCACCAATACCAAAACCAATAGCATATGCAAGACCAACAAGACCAAGCATTACACCTTCATCTTTGGCACCAAATAAGTCTTTGGCCATAAATGCAGGACCTGACATGTAACTAAATACTGCTAAACCACAGAAGATAGCGTATGCGATTCCGGCAACTTTACTTTGAGGTGCACCAAATGGTTGGAATGAAATGAAGATCATCATTGCAATTGAAACAACATACATTACACCAGCAAATGTCATTGCTTTTGCTGTTCCTAATTTATCAAATAAAATACCACCTGATACATTACCAATTAAGCAACCTACACCATACATTGATCCGATGAAACCAACGTCAGTAAGTGATAATTTTGTATCTAAGAAAGCAGCATAATCTTCGTTAAGAGCAGCTAAACCTAAACCAATGATTAAGAAACCAGCACTGAATACCCAGAACCATTTCATTTTCATTACTTCTTGAGCTGACCAGCCTTCAAATTCTGCTGCCTTTGCTTCAGCTGCTGCTGCTTTAGCTTCTTTTAATTCAGCTTCTGAAATAACAATTTCGTCTTCTTTTGGTGTGCGAATAAAGAATGTAATAATTAAACCAATTACAAACAATGCGATTGCAAAAATGAAGAATGGTTGCATTGAAATTAAGTGACCATGTTTTGTGCCACCAACCATGTAGTGTTTCAAAATTGCTTGTGTAGTTGGTTGTAAGAAAATGTTACCGATTGAGCCACCACAGAAAGCAATACCTAAAGCTGTTCCACGTCCTTTTCCTGGGAACCAGTGGTTAATTACCCAAGGAACACCTTGTCCTGAGAAGAATGTTGAACCAATCATACATAGGATTGCTGCACCGTAGAATTCAGGTAATTTTGAACTAAAGCCAAAAAATACATATGCAAGTGCTGCTAATGCAATACCAATAAAGTACATTAACTTGAAGTTATATTTACCTAAACCTTTACCAATAAATGGAGATGCTACAGCAGCTGCAACAGCACCAAATGTAAAGATTAATGTGTATGAAGCCAAGCTAAAATGGAATGTATTAACAAGTGGGTGCACAAACAATGGTTGAATGTTTTGTGCAATTCCATAAGGAATAGCTTGAGTAAACATACATAGGAAAACCATGAAATACTTGTAACCGTTACTTACAACTTTTTTATCGTTAACAGTAGTATTCATAATTAAACCCCTCTCTATAAATAAATTAATAATAAAAATAATTGCAAACTAAACCAAAATAATTTAGATTTTCGAATTTTCATCAAAAATTAAAAATACCTAAGTTTAGATCTCAAACTATGCCATTTTCCCACACTCGTTATTTAGTGTCAAATATTATTGCCTACAACTTTTATA from Ligilactobacillus cholophilus harbors:
- a CDS encoding ATP-binding cassette domain-containing protein; this encodes MAEISVKNLSKNFLGRKILNDINFELKENKIYGLLGRSGVGKSTLLNIMTDRILASNGTVQIDHHDVHNNTNLLQEMFLINDDDHIFPKWMKVKEIFNNANFAYGDFDFEEAHRLAEEFGINENIQLSKLSTGLKTAVKIICAFCVNAKFIFLDEPTLGLDANLRQIFYKELMHTFTEHQRTFVLATHLIEEIQNLLDEVLIVKDGILICNSTVDDLLNRVVEISGPKDEIEKLDNQLDIYYQKSIGNIQTAYVMGDTDQLKFSKNITIDHVDLQTAFIMLTRKKGGH
- a CDS encoding GntR family transcriptional regulator, with translation MKFKFNQSEPIYRQIAKQLKEMIFLNLLNEGEQVPSTTQLSQELKINPATVLKGMNILVDDGLLEKHRGMGLFVKKGAREKIIAKRQEEFCSEYIDNLISESKNLGLTKQQLIDLIERRY
- the bsh gene encoding choloylglycine hydrolase; the protein is MCTGLRFNDAEGNLYFGRNLDVESSYGEKVLVTPRNYELPYRFLENGKTTKAIIGMGIMAGDYPMYFDACNENGLCIAGLNFPRYAYFTEGPVDGKTNMAPYEFMVWLMEEFDTVAEAKKGLEELNLVDAPFSPQMPVAPLHWIISDKDASIVVEQTKENGLKVYDNYVGVLTNNPDYAWHMTNLNNYAGLTPHDAKAQEWNKQEVRPLGVGTGSLGLPGDSIPASRFVKVAYLNANYPTVEGEEANVAKFFNILKSVAMIDGSVINEQGQDEFTVYTACYSSNTKTYYYNRYDDFTMKSVQLTDENMNAKEVTLY
- a CDS encoding conjugated bile salt MFS transporter, which gives rise to MNTTVNDKKVVSNGYKYFMVFLCMFTQAIPYGIAQNIQPLFVHPLVNTFHFSLASYTLIFTFGAVAAAVASPFIGKGLGKYNFKLMYFIGIALAALAYVFFGFSSKLPEFYGAAILCMIGSTFFSGQGVPWVINHWFPGKGRGTALGIAFCGGSIGNIFLQPTTQAILKHYMVGGTKHGHLISMQPFFIFAIALFVIGLIITFFIRTPKEDEIVISEAELKEAKAAAAEAKAAEFEGWSAQEVMKMKWFWVFSAGFLIIGLGLAALNEDYAAFLDTKLSLTDVGFIGSMYGVGCLIGNVSGGILFDKLGTAKAMTFAGVMYVVSIAMMIFISFQPFGAPQSKVAGIAYAIFCGLAVFSYMSGPAFMAKDLFGAKDEGVMLGLVGLAYAIGFGIGAPLFGVIKGLSDFTVAWDVMLGCVVIGFILLVISVIKIKGMQKQFEAEKANK